The proteins below come from a single Aegilops tauschii subsp. strangulata cultivar AL8/78 chromosome 6, Aet v6.0, whole genome shotgun sequence genomic window:
- the LOC109764943 gene encoding 7-deoxyloganetin glucosyltransferase-like yields MARSTEPFQAMHSILSSNNNTIGHKTPLSSPLEMGSSSALGEKAHVVCLPAAAQGHINPMLDVAKMLHARGFHITFVNTEYNHARLVHAQGAGAEAGVPGFRFATIPDGMSRSDNNVTHDVQSICKVITEVCLGPFRRLLAELNDPATGHPPVTCIISDVVMDFSMEAARELGLPYVQLWASSAISFVALRHYRLLFDRGLAPIKDFKQLTKEYLDTPVEDVPGLQNMRFRDFPSFIRSVAPDDYMLHFTLGIVERAVGASALIINTFDDLEGEAVAAMEALGLPKVYTIGPLPLLAPSSNISMSLWKQQEECLPWLDDKEPGSVVYVNFGSTTIMTDGQLVEFAWGLAMSGRHFLWIIRPDLVRGVTAVLPPEFSVETAERGLVASWCPQQQVLNHPAVGVFLTHSGWNSTLDSMCGGVPVISWPFFADHQTICRYQCTEWGVGMEIDSNVRRDTVARLITEVMEGQNGKVMKKKAQEWRERAVKATKPGGSSRRNFEELIHEVLAPTPRRSA; encoded by the coding sequence ATGGCAAGGTCGACAGAGCCATTCCAAGCAATGCATAGCATCctcagcagcaacaacaacacaatAGGCCACAAAACCCCATTGTCGTCGCCGCTGGAAATGGGTTCATCTTCAGCATTGGGCGAGAAAGCACACGTCGTGTGCCTGCCGGCGGCCGCGCAAGGACACATCAACCCAATGCTCGATGTGGCCAAGATGCTCCACGCCCGCGGCTTCCACATCACCTTCGTCAACACCGAGTACAACCACGCCCGCCTTGTCCATGCGCAGGGCGCGGGCGCGGAAGCCGGTGTCCCGGGGTTCCGCTTCGCCACCATTCCGGACGGCATGTCACGGTCCGACAACAACGTCACGCATGATGTCCAATCAATCTGCAAGGTCATCACGGAGGTCTGCCTTGGGCCCTTCCGACGCCTCCTCGCGGAGCTCAACGACCCGGCAACGGGCCACCCGCCCGTGACCTGCATCATCTCCGACGTCGTGATGGACTTCTCCATGGAAGCAGCCAGGGAGCTCGGCCTCCCGTACGTCCAACTGTGGGCATCCAGTGCCATCAGCTTTGTCGCTCTCCGGCACTACCGCCTCCTCTTCGACCGTGGCCTCGCACCGATCAAGGACTTCAAGCAGCTAACGAAAGAGTACCTTGACACGCCAGTGGAAGACGTGCCGGGCTTGCAGAACATGAGGTTCAGGGACTTCCCATCCTTCATACGCAGTGTGGCACCGGACGACTACATGTTGCATTTCACGCTCGGAATCGTAGAGCGCGCGGTCGGCGCATCGGCACTGATCATCAACACCTTCGACGACCTCGAGGGAGAGGCGGTGGCGGCCATGGAGGCTCTCGGCCTGCCCAAGGTCTACACCATTGGCCCGCTCCCGCTCCTGGCGCCGAGCTCAAACATCAGCATGAGCCTGTGGAAGCAGCAGGAGGAGTGCCTGCCATGGCTTGACGACAAGGAGCCTGGCTCCGTCGTGTACGTGAACTTCGGCAGCACCACCATCATGACCGACGGGCAGCTGGTGGAGTTCGCCTGGGGCCTAGCCATGAGTGGCAGGCATTTCCTCTGGATCATCCGTCCCGACCTCGTCAGGGGCGTCACCGCGGTGCTTCCCCCAGAGTTCTCGGTCGAAACCGCCGAGCGCGGTCTCGTTGCCTCCTGGTGCCCGCAGCAACAAGTGTTGAATCACCCGGCAGTGGGTGTGTTCCTGACACATAGCGGCTGGAACTCGACATTGGATAGCATGTGTGGCGGTGTGCCCGTCATCAGCTGGCCATTCTTTGCGGACCACCAGACCATCTGCCGATACCAATGCACTGAATGGGGCGTTGGCATGGAGATCGACAGCAACGTTCGGCGTGACACCGTCGCAAGACTTATCACGGAGGTCATGGAGGGTCAGaatggcaaggtgatgaagaagaaggcgCAGGAGTGGAGGGAGAGAGCGGTCAAGGCGACCAAGCCCGGCGGCTCGTCTCGCCGCAACTTCGAGGAGTTGATCCATGAGGTGCTAGCTCCTACTCCTCGCCGCTCTGCATAA